In one Desulfoferula mesophila genomic region, the following are encoded:
- a CDS encoding GIY-YIG nuclease family protein — protein sequence MADKKELKEMYKSMKPEMGVFRIQSRISGNCYLYSAKDLKSLMNRYRFQLARGSHPDRRLQSEWSEQGADNFIVEVLERLEYDQDETKSDYAQDLELLRMIWQDKLNLPSEA from the coding sequence ATGGCCGACAAAAAAGAACTCAAGGAAATGTACAAGAGCATGAAGCCGGAGATGGGGGTGTTCCGGATCCAATCCAGGATAAGCGGAAATTGCTATCTATACTCGGCCAAGGATCTGAAAAGCCTGATGAACCGCTATCGTTTCCAGCTTGCGCGGGGTTCTCACCCCGACCGGCGGCTGCAATCCGAGTGGAGCGAGCAGGGCGCGGACAATTTCATCGTCGAGGTGCTGGAACGTCTGGAATACGACCAGGACGAAACGAAAAGCGACTACGCCCAAGACCTGGAACTGTTGCGCATGATCTGGCAGGACAAACTCAACCTCCCAAGTGAGGCCTGA
- the era gene encoding GTPase Era, with product MKSGFVAIIGAPNVGKSTFLNQALGFKLAITSDKPQTTRHRLLGVHNLPEAQIVFLDTPGIHVAKSALNRRMVAAAEETLNEVDAVLFMAEITAKGMERAQAVAPRLAKVNAPVIMALNKIDLLPKKEALLPLLSRAAQWGDWKALVPISAQNGDGVEELLGELTEVLPEGPPLFDPEVITDLPLRFLAAELIREKVFRLTGQEVPYSTAVTVDQYLEPEEADRPVAITATIHVEREGHKGIIIGKGGAMIKKIGTQARLDLEKLVGGPVFLDLLVRVEPKWSRQEQGLKKMGY from the coding sequence ATGAAATCAGGCTTCGTGGCCATAATCGGGGCGCCCAACGTGGGCAAGTCCACCTTCTTGAACCAGGCCCTGGGCTTCAAGCTGGCCATCACCAGCGACAAGCCCCAGACCACCCGGCACCGCCTGCTGGGGGTGCACAACCTGCCCGAGGCCCAAATAGTGTTTTTGGACACCCCCGGCATCCACGTGGCCAAGAGCGCCCTGAACCGGCGCATGGTGGCCGCCGCCGAGGAAACCCTGAACGAGGTGGACGCGGTGCTGTTCATGGCCGAGATCACCGCCAAGGGCATGGAGCGAGCCCAGGCCGTAGCCCCCCGCCTGGCCAAGGTGAACGCGCCGGTGATCATGGCCCTGAACAAGATCGACCTGCTGCCCAAGAAGGAGGCCCTGCTGCCGTTGTTGTCGCGGGCCGCCCAGTGGGGCGATTGGAAGGCCCTGGTGCCCATCAGCGCCCAGAACGGCGACGGGGTGGAGGAGCTGCTGGGCGAGCTGACCGAAGTCCTGCCCGAGGGGCCGCCCCTTTTCGACCCCGAGGTGATAACCGACCTGCCGCTGCGCTTTTTGGCCGCCGAGCTGATCCGGGAGAAGGTGTTCCGCCTCACCGGCCAGGAGGTGCCTTACTCCACCGCCGTAACCGTGGACCAGTATTTGGAGCCCGAGGAGGCGGACCGGCCGGTGGCCATCACCGCCACCATCCACGTGGAGCGCGAGGGGCACAAGGGCATCATCATCGGCAAGGGCGGGGCCATGATCAAAAAGATCGGCACCCAGGCCCGCCTGGACCTGGAAAAGCTGGTGGGCGGGCCGGTGTTTTTGGATCTGCTGGTCAGGGTGGAGCCCAAGTGGTCGCGCCAGGAGCAGGGCCTCAAGAAGATGGGCTACTAG
- the pyrF gene encoding orotidine-5'-phosphate decarboxylase, translated as MNPRDRLIFALDVDNADEAEDLVRLLAPEVGVFKVGLELFVAAGPSVVERVRRAGARAIFLDLKLHDIPATMRAAARAAAGLGVDLITCHADQAGIFADMDLGGAKLLGVTVLTSLGSQELKAMGYPPELQDPQALVLRRASLALAAGCAGVVCSGLEAAAVRKVLGLQAFIVCPGIRPASGEVHDQKRVMTPERAIAAGASHIVVGRPIRTADDPPAAARAMAAGIAEGLAQRPPA; from the coding sequence ATGAACCCACGCGACCGCCTGATATTCGCCCTGGATGTGGACAACGCCGACGAGGCGGAAGACCTGGTGCGCCTGCTGGCCCCGGAGGTGGGGGTGTTCAAGGTGGGCCTGGAGCTGTTCGTGGCCGCCGGACCTTCGGTGGTGGAGCGGGTGCGACGGGCCGGGGCCCGGGCCATCTTTCTGGACCTGAAGCTGCACGACATCCCGGCCACCATGCGCGCCGCCGCGAGGGCGGCCGCCGGGCTGGGGGTGGATTTGATAACCTGCCACGCCGACCAGGCGGGCATCTTCGCGGACATGGACCTGGGTGGGGCCAAGTTGCTGGGGGTCACGGTGCTCACCAGCTTGGGGAGCCAGGAGCTTAAGGCCATGGGCTATCCGCCCGAGCTGCAAGACCCCCAGGCCCTGGTGCTCCGGCGGGCCTCCCTGGCCCTGGCCGCGGGCTGCGCCGGGGTGGTGTGCTCGGGGCTGGAGGCGGCGGCGGTGCGCAAGGTGTTGGGACTCCAAGCGTTTATCGTCTGCCCCGGCATCCGCCCGGCCAGCGGGGAGGTCCACGACCAAAAGCGGGTGATGACCCCGGAGCGGGCCATCGCCGCCGGGGCCAGCCACATCGTGGTGGGCCGGCCCATCCGCACCGCCGACGACCCCCCGGCCGCCGCCCGGGCCATGGCCGCGGGCATCGCCGAGGGCCTGGCCCAACGCCCGCCTGCTTGA
- a CDS encoding phage portal protein translates to MKNWLSNRLNRRRAKRLELPPPPPGPPPFLGGGAATGRARQLGAYQGWVFAAVSTIARRMAGVPLRLQQAQGLEVGAHPVLDLMARPNPLNTGRELRYTLALHLELTGMAFVLVLNNALGRPAELWPLNPADLIEISTGPDTRRPITGFVFSGPGGKRTVYRPSELLYFRHPSPASLVYGASPIEAMAHAFDIDLAVRVYQRNFFRNSARPEVVLSTEQRLTEDEARRVLTRWRQKHQGLAHVFEPTVLDGGLKATPLAYSAKDFEFAQLAGWTQDNILAAYGVPAGKLGLVKDVNRANAQGIEVTFNSECVRPRLELWEDVLNAFLLPRYGANLRLKFDNPVPSDRSQTHKEAMEQLDRGAMTINEYRALQGRTPVTWGDEPYTPPTQQNAAPAWGLAPQFPPELEPQVRSALEQAWPRLEGRFAGWSRAKVARELAERPQAVEGLLPQGLSPARRAALVRELTRCLTRGLDIEQTLAKLGRAAQGE, encoded by the coding sequence ATGAAAAACTGGCTGAGCAATCGACTGAACCGCCGCCGCGCCAAGCGCCTGGAGCTGCCCCCGCCCCCGCCCGGCCCCCCGCCCTTTTTGGGCGGCGGCGCGGCCACCGGCCGGGCCCGCCAACTGGGGGCCTACCAGGGCTGGGTCTTCGCGGCGGTGAGCACCATCGCCCGGCGCATGGCCGGGGTGCCGCTGCGTCTGCAACAGGCCCAGGGACTGGAGGTGGGCGCCCACCCGGTGCTGGACCTGATGGCCCGGCCCAACCCGCTCAACACCGGGCGGGAGCTGCGCTACACCCTGGCCCTGCATCTGGAGCTGACCGGCATGGCCTTCGTGCTGGTACTCAACAACGCCCTGGGCCGCCCGGCCGAGCTGTGGCCCCTGAACCCGGCCGACCTCATCGAGATAAGCACCGGGCCCGACACCCGCCGGCCCATCACCGGCTTCGTGTTCAGCGGGCCGGGGGGCAAGCGCACCGTGTACCGCCCGTCCGAGCTGCTCTACTTCCGCCACCCCAGCCCGGCCAGCCTGGTCTACGGGGCCAGCCCCATCGAGGCCATGGCCCACGCCTTTGACATCGACCTGGCGGTGCGGGTCTATCAGCGCAACTTCTTCAGGAACTCGGCCCGCCCCGAGGTGGTGCTCTCCACCGAGCAGCGCCTCACCGAGGACGAGGCCCGCCGGGTGCTGACCCGCTGGCGCCAAAAGCACCAGGGCCTGGCCCACGTCTTCGAGCCCACGGTATTGGACGGCGGGCTCAAGGCCACCCCCCTGGCCTACTCGGCCAAGGACTTCGAGTTCGCCCAGCTGGCCGGCTGGACCCAGGACAACATCCTGGCCGCCTACGGGGTGCCGGCGGGCAAGCTGGGCCTGGTCAAGGACGTGAACCGGGCCAACGCCCAGGGCATCGAGGTGACCTTCAACTCCGAGTGCGTGCGCCCCCGCCTGGAGCTGTGGGAAGACGTGCTCAACGCCTTCCTGCTGCCCCGCTACGGCGCGAACCTCCGGCTCAAGTTCGACAACCCGGTGCCCTCCGACCGCTCCCAGACCCACAAGGAGGCCATGGAGCAGCTGGACCGGGGAGCGATGACCATCAACGAGTACCGCGCCCTGCAAGGGCGCACCCCGGTGACCTGGGGCGACGAGCCCTACACCCCGCCGACCCAGCAAAACGCCGCGCCCGCCTGGGGCCTGGCCCCGCAGTTCCCCCCGGAGCTGGAGCCCCAGGTGCGTTCCGCCCTGGAACAGGCCTGGCCCCGCCTGGAGGGGCGGTTTGCCGGGTGGTCGCGGGCCAAGGTGGCCCGGGAGCTGGCCGAGCGGCCCCAGGCCGTGGAGGGCCTGCTGCCCCAGGGCCTCAGCCCGGCGCGGCGCGCCGCCCTGGTTCGGGAGCTGACCCGCTGCCTGACCCGGGGCCTGGATATAGAGCAAACCCTCGCCAAGCTGGGCCGGGCGGCCCAAGGAGAGTAG
- the dnaA gene encoding chromosomal replication initiator protein DnaA, whose translation MLEPSPSASARPAEAEILWRKLLSSLDGGLDPQDYGLWLEPLQPKPLRGNRLVLLCPNQLHLNTVQQRFAPLLQQHLAELHPDLELVLESPRPAARRASQPPPPAAPAPRQMELPRMGALQMPRLNQRYVFDNFVAGGGNEFAFAAAKALAGGGGLFSNGLFLVSGTGLGKSHLTQAVGHQILGYMPQTRVAYLTAEDFTNQMIAAIRGKRADQFKQRFRTGCDLLLLEEVQFLAGKDKTQDELVYTLDALADAGKRVVFTGRMAPAQLQGLAPALVSRLADSVTVGIEPPDFATRVRILKRQAAQEGMAVPPEVLEFLSQEIPDDVRRLRSALVGLMARASLTGRPLDLGLAAEVLGQLASRLRRVSPAQIRDLVATVYGMESKLLTGKSRKKAVVRPRNLAMCLCRRHTDASFAAIGQVFNRNHATVMYGVDQIERKLEIEPKLAAELAFLEQRLGVSGG comes from the coding sequence ATGTTGGAGCCTTCCCCCAGCGCCTCGGCCAGGCCAGCCGAGGCGGAAATTTTATGGCGGAAGCTATTGAGCAGCCTGGACGGCGGCCTGGATCCCCAGGACTACGGCCTGTGGCTGGAACCACTACAGCCTAAACCCCTGCGGGGTAACCGGCTGGTACTGCTCTGCCCCAACCAATTGCATCTCAACACCGTTCAGCAACGCTTCGCGCCCTTGCTGCAACAGCATCTGGCCGAGCTGCACCCCGATCTGGAGCTGGTTCTGGAGTCTCCCCGGCCCGCCGCGCGCCGCGCCTCCCAGCCGCCCCCCCCGGCGGCCCCGGCCCCCCGCCAGATGGAGCTGCCCCGCATGGGGGCCTTGCAGATGCCCCGGCTGAACCAGCGCTACGTTTTCGACAACTTCGTGGCCGGCGGAGGCAACGAGTTCGCCTTTGCCGCGGCCAAGGCCCTGGCCGGCGGCGGCGGCTTGTTTTCTAACGGCCTGTTTTTGGTCTCGGGCACCGGCCTGGGCAAGAGCCACCTCACCCAGGCGGTGGGGCACCAGATCCTGGGCTACATGCCCCAGACCAGAGTGGCCTACCTGACCGCCGAGGACTTCACCAACCAGATGATCGCCGCCATCCGGGGCAAGCGGGCCGACCAGTTCAAACAACGCTTCCGCACCGGCTGCGACCTGCTGCTCTTGGAGGAGGTCCAGTTCCTGGCCGGCAAGGACAAGACTCAGGATGAGCTGGTCTATACCCTGGACGCCCTGGCCGACGCGGGCAAGCGGGTGGTGTTCACCGGGCGCATGGCCCCGGCCCAATTGCAGGGCCTGGCCCCGGCCCTGGTCAGCCGCCTGGCCGACAGCGTGACCGTGGGCATCGAGCCCCCGGACTTCGCCACCCGGGTGCGCATCCTCAAGCGCCAAGCCGCCCAGGAGGGCATGGCCGTGCCCCCCGAGGTGCTGGAGTTTTTGTCCCAGGAGATACCCGACGACGTGCGCCGCCTGCGCTCGGCCCTGGTGGGGCTCATGGCCCGCGCCAGCCTCACCGGACGGCCCCTCGACCTGGGCCTGGCCGCGGAGGTGTTGGGCCAGTTGGCCTCCCGCCTGCGCCGGGTGAGCCCGGCCCAGATCCGCGACCTGGTGGCCACGGTCTACGGCATGGAGAGCAAGCTGCTCACCGGCAAGAGCCGCAAAAAGGCGGTGGTGCGGCCGCGCAACCTGGCCATGTGCCTGTGCCGCCGCCACACCGACGCCTCCTTCGCGGCCATAGGCCAGGTGTTCAACCGCAACCACGCCACGGTGATGTACGGGGTGGACCAGATCGAACGCAAGCTGGAGATCGAGCCCAAGCTGGCCGCCGAGTTGGCCTTCTTGGAGCAGCGCTTGGGGGTGAGCGGCGGCTAG
- the terL gene encoding phage terminase large subunit, whose amino-acid sequence MSSAAARKMSAARFRQRAAEVVGRLHTEAGAFGPDDPSPQVRKSRAAEDPLYFCRLYLPHYFCDAFAPFHHELVELLTPRGSAVVPVAVAAPRGFAKTTLVSFGYVLHKLLFNKRRFVVIGSDTADLAGNLTAYLRLELGLNPRLAEDFGPGCRAEGPAGDFVVGGHARVLARGSGQRLRGLKHGRHRPDLVILDDLENDKNVRNPRLVRECLEWITQAVYPALDPGGSLFIIGTILARSSALAVMVNSPEEPWKGYTRRVYRALDDEGRSLWPARHPEAALLEQKRLMGSKAFNTEKQNDPRDEDGLFQEQWLRSYHPAELPGRELAVAGFLDPSLATGSHGDFKAVVTVGLDRERQVFYVLDAFIRRCSLDQLIRAVLRRLARHQYLVFGIEDNVFQRLLLDQFAAAAAEAGVSLPLRGVTQRLSKELRLAGLSPLVERGLVRFRPEHSDQGELIEQLLHFPSPNVHDDGPDALEGAVGLVKSTGPNVW is encoded by the coding sequence GTGAGCAGCGCCGCCGCCCGCAAGATGAGCGCCGCCCGCTTTCGCCAGCGGGCCGCCGAGGTGGTGGGCCGCCTGCACACCGAGGCCGGGGCCTTTGGCCCGGACGACCCGTCCCCCCAGGTTCGCAAGTCCCGCGCCGCCGAGGACCCCCTGTATTTCTGCCGCCTGTATCTGCCCCACTATTTTTGCGACGCCTTCGCCCCCTTTCACCACGAGCTGGTGGAGCTACTCACCCCGCGCGGCAGCGCGGTGGTGCCGGTGGCCGTGGCCGCGCCGCGCGGCTTTGCCAAGACCACCCTGGTCTCCTTCGGCTACGTGCTGCACAAGTTGCTGTTCAACAAACGGCGCTTCGTGGTGATCGGCTCGGACACCGCCGACTTGGCCGGGAACCTCACCGCCTATCTGCGCCTGGAGCTGGGGCTCAACCCCCGCCTGGCCGAGGACTTCGGCCCCGGCTGCCGGGCGGAGGGCCCGGCCGGGGACTTCGTGGTGGGCGGCCACGCCCGGGTTTTGGCCCGGGGCAGCGGCCAGCGCCTCCGGGGCCTCAAGCACGGCCGCCACCGGCCCGATCTGGTGATCCTGGACGATCTGGAGAACGACAAGAACGTACGCAATCCCCGCCTGGTGCGCGAGTGCCTGGAGTGGATCACCCAGGCGGTGTACCCGGCCCTGGACCCCGGCGGCAGCCTGTTCATCATCGGCACCATCCTGGCCCGCTCCAGCGCCCTGGCGGTGATGGTCAACAGCCCCGAGGAGCCCTGGAAGGGCTACACCCGCCGGGTGTACCGGGCCCTGGACGACGAGGGCCGCTCCCTGTGGCCCGCCCGCCATCCCGAGGCCGCCCTCTTGGAGCAGAAGCGGCTCATGGGCTCCAAGGCCTTCAACACCGAAAAGCAGAACGACCCCCGCGACGAGGACGGCCTGTTCCAGGAACAGTGGCTGCGCTCCTACCACCCGGCCGAGTTGCCCGGGCGGGAGCTGGCCGTGGCCGGTTTCCTGGACCCCTCCCTGGCCACCGGCAGCCACGGCGATTTCAAGGCGGTGGTCACCGTGGGCCTGGACCGCGAGCGCCAGGTCTTCTACGTGCTGGACGCCTTTATCCGCCGCTGTTCCCTGGACCAGCTCATCCGCGCGGTGCTCCGGCGTCTGGCCCGCCACCAGTACCTGGTGTTCGGCATCGAGGACAACGTGTTCCAGCGCCTCTTGTTGGACCAGTTCGCCGCCGCCGCCGCCGAGGCCGGGGTGAGCCTGCCGCTCCGGGGAGTGACCCAGCGGCTGTCCAAGGAGCTACGCCTGGCCGGGCTCAGCCCCCTGGTGGAGCGGGGCCTGGTGCGTTTCCGGCCCGAGCACTCCGACCAGGGCGAGCTGATCGAGCAGTTGCTTCACTTCCCCTCCCCCAACGTGCACGACGACGGCCCCGACGCCCTGGAAGGGGCGGTGGGCCTGGTCAAATCCACGGGGCCCAACGTCTGGTGA
- the amrS gene encoding AmmeMemoRadiSam system radical SAM enzyme, which yields MREAMLYDKTGDRDQVRCRLCAHGCLIDPGKRGICQVRENTEGTLYSLVYGKPIAGNVDPIEKKPLFHFLPGTTSYSIATIGCNFQCAFCQNWDISQYTREGGSDIPGGGPGGAEVSPRQIVEAAQRAGCASISYTYTEPTIYFEYAYDCMKLAHQAGLKNVFVTNGYESADCIEACQGLLDAANVDLKAMSDGFYRRECKASLQPVLDTLQRVHQAGIWLEVTTLLIPGKNDSPLELTKLAEFIARELSTEVPWHISAYTPRYKYSKGGPQRTPLATLEMAMGLGLQAGLSYVYPGNLFGHDGENTKCPGCGEKIIGRRGYSVSDQVAKTGLCPSCAQPISGVWR from the coding sequence ATGCGCGAGGCCATGCTATACGACAAGACCGGCGACCGGGACCAGGTGCGCTGCCGCCTGTGCGCCCACGGTTGCCTCATCGATCCGGGCAAGCGGGGCATCTGCCAGGTGCGCGAAAACACCGAGGGCACCCTTTACTCCCTGGTCTACGGCAAGCCCATCGCGGGCAACGTGGACCCCATCGAGAAAAAGCCCCTGTTCCACTTTTTGCCCGGCACCACCAGCTACTCCATCGCCACCATCGGCTGCAACTTCCAGTGCGCCTTTTGCCAGAACTGGGACATCAGCCAATACACCCGCGAAGGGGGCAGCGACATTCCCGGCGGCGGGCCCGGCGGGGCCGAGGTGAGCCCCCGACAAATCGTGGAGGCGGCGCAAAGGGCGGGCTGCGCCTCCATCTCCTACACCTACACCGAGCCCACCATCTATTTTGAATACGCTTACGACTGCATGAAGCTGGCCCACCAGGCGGGGCTCAAGAACGTGTTCGTGACCAACGGCTACGAGTCGGCCGATTGCATCGAAGCGTGCCAGGGCCTGCTGGACGCGGCCAACGTGGACCTCAAGGCCATGAGCGACGGCTTTTACCGCCGCGAGTGCAAGGCCTCGCTGCAGCCGGTGCTGGACACCCTGCAGCGCGTGCATCAGGCGGGCATCTGGCTGGAGGTGACCACCCTGCTCATCCCCGGCAAGAACGACTCTCCCCTGGAGCTGACCAAGCTGGCCGAGTTCATCGCCCGGGAGCTTTCCACCGAGGTGCCCTGGCACATCAGCGCCTACACCCCCCGCTACAAATATAGTAAGGGCGGCCCCCAGCGCACCCCGCTGGCCACCCTGGAGATGGCCATGGGCCTGGGCTTACAGGCCGGGCTGAGCTACGTGTATCCGGGTAATCTCTTCGGCCACGACGGCGAGAACACCAAGTGCCCCGGCTGCGGGGAGAAGATCATCGGCCGCCGGGGATACTCGGTGAGCGACCAGGTGGCCAAGACCGGCCTGTGCCCCTCCTGCGCCCAGCCCATTTCCGGGGTGTGGCGCTGA
- a CDS encoding Mor transcription activator family protein has product MEQNLLRGPGLVPGWMKRVQAEQLPEVYQEIAGVIGLEPTLQLAQVFSGNSVYFPKLERCLLDLRNQLIRDEFDGANTRQLARRWGLSTRHLRYILHPERPGSDN; this is encoded by the coding sequence ATGGAACAGAACCTTTTGAGGGGTCCGGGCCTGGTGCCCGGCTGGATGAAGCGGGTGCAGGCCGAGCAGCTCCCCGAGGTGTACCAGGAGATCGCCGGGGTCATCGGGCTGGAGCCCACCCTGCAACTGGCCCAGGTGTTCTCGGGCAACAGCGTGTACTTCCCCAAGCTGGAGCGCTGTCTGCTGGATTTGCGCAACCAGCTCATCCGCGACGAGTTCGACGGGGCCAACACCCGCCAACTGGCCCGGCGCTGGGGGCTCTCCACCCGCCACCTGCGCTACATCCTGCACCCCGAGCGCCCCGGTAGTGACAACTAG
- the radC gene encoding RadC family protein → MGSPPHPGAGHRGRLREKFLTHGLGKFTDEEALELLLTLATPRQDCKQQARGLMGEFGSLRAVLEAPPADLAQIKGIGPKNILGLKLVPAVARRYLEDRLMDQAALGDPAQAAEYLLLTMGPLKQEVFRVLLLDSRRRVLASEDLFSGTLNQAVVYPREVVAKALAAGASEVVAAHNHPSGDPTPSGADRRLTRQLYFACRGVGLALLDHLVVGRESLYSFREQGEIVLLAREYDAMNLEETAP, encoded by the coding sequence ATGGGCTCCCCGCCCCATCCCGGCGCGGGCCATCGCGGCCGCCTGCGGGAGAAGTTTTTGACCCACGGCCTGGGCAAGTTCACCGACGAGGAGGCCCTGGAGCTTTTGCTCACCCTGGCCACCCCCCGCCAGGACTGCAAGCAGCAGGCCCGCGGTCTGATGGGTGAGTTCGGCAGCCTGCGGGCGGTGCTGGAGGCCCCGCCCGCCGATCTGGCCCAAATCAAGGGCATCGGCCCCAAGAACATTTTGGGGCTCAAGCTGGTGCCCGCCGTGGCCCGGCGCTATCTGGAAGACCGGCTCATGGACCAGGCGGCCCTGGGCGATCCCGCCCAGGCGGCGGAATACCTGCTGCTGACCATGGGTCCGCTCAAGCAGGAGGTGTTCCGGGTGCTGCTGTTGGACTCCCGCCGCCGGGTGCTGGCCAGCGAGGACCTGTTCAGCGGCACCCTGAACCAGGCGGTGGTCTATCCCCGGGAGGTGGTGGCCAAGGCCCTTGCCGCCGGGGCTTCCGAGGTGGTGGCCGCCCACAACCACCCCAGCGGCGACCCCACCCCCAGCGGGGCGGACCGCCGCTTGACCCGCCAGCTATACTTTGCCTGCCGGGGGGTGGGCCTGGCGCTTCTGGACCACCTGGTGGTGGGGCGCGAGAGCCTGTACAGCTTTAGAGAGCAGGGGGAGATCGTCCTCCTGGCCCGGGAATACGACGCCATGAACCTGGAGGAGACGGCCCCATGA
- the ald gene encoding alanine dehydrogenase gives MLIGVPKEIKTEEYRVAMTPAGVRILVAAGHQVRVETGAGLGAGITDEAYASAGARLTDAVGAWEAAMVVKVKEPLPPEYGYFRPGLLLYTYLHLAAQPELTHRLIQDRVTAVAYETIQLPDGSLPLLEPMSRVAGRMAVQAGAHYLERPQGGRGVLLGGVPGVAPGRVAILGAGTVGHAALKMALGLRAQVTVLNRTAPRLNHLDDLYGGRVTTLLSLPETVAEACAASDLVIGAVLSPGARAPQLVSEEMVGSMQPGSVIVDVAIDQGGCVATMRPTTHADPVFTVHGVIHYGVANMPGAVARTSTLALTGATLPYALVLAHEGLAAARRDPALALGVNTAGGLLVHPAVAAALGQSAAPLEQAL, from the coding sequence ATGCTCATCGGGGTGCCCAAGGAGATAAAGACCGAGGAATACCGGGTGGCCATGACCCCCGCCGGGGTGCGGATCCTGGTCGCGGCGGGCCATCAGGTGCGGGTGGAGACGGGCGCGGGCCTGGGCGCGGGCATCACCGACGAGGCCTACGCCTCGGCCGGAGCCCGGCTCACCGACGCCGTCGGGGCCTGGGAAGCCGCCATGGTGGTCAAGGTCAAGGAGCCCCTGCCCCCTGAATACGGCTATTTCCGGCCCGGCCTGCTGCTCTACACCTATCTACACCTGGCTGCCCAGCCCGAGCTGACCCACCGCCTGATCCAGGACCGGGTGACGGCGGTGGCCTACGAGACCATCCAACTGCCCGACGGCAGCCTGCCCCTCTTGGAGCCCATGAGCCGGGTGGCCGGGCGCATGGCGGTGCAGGCCGGGGCCCACTACCTGGAGCGCCCCCAGGGCGGGCGAGGGGTGCTCTTGGGCGGGGTGCCCGGAGTGGCCCCCGGCCGGGTGGCCATCCTGGGGGCCGGGACGGTGGGCCACGCGGCCCTGAAGATGGCCCTGGGGCTCCGGGCCCAGGTGACGGTGCTCAACCGCACCGCCCCCCGCCTCAACCACCTGGACGACCTCTACGGCGGGCGGGTGACCACCCTGCTCTCCCTGCCTGAGACGGTGGCCGAGGCCTGCGCGGCCAGCGACCTGGTGATCGGGGCGGTGCTCTCGCCGGGGGCCAGGGCTCCCCAGCTGGTGAGCGAAGAAATGGTCGGGAGCATGCAACCCGGTTCGGTGATCGTGGACGTGGCCATCGACCAGGGCGGCTGCGTGGCCACCATGCGCCCCACCACCCACGCGGACCCGGTGTTCACCGTGCACGGGGTGATCCACTACGGAGTGGCCAACATGCCCGGCGCGGTGGCCCGCACCAGCACTCTGGCCCTGACCGGGGCCACCCTGCCCTACGCCCTGGTGCTGGCCCATGAGGGCCTGGCCGCCGCCCGCCGCGACCCCGCCCTGGCCCTGGGGGTCAACACGGCCGGCGGGCTGTTGGTGCATCCGGCGGTGGCCGCCGCCCTGGGCCAAAGCGCCGCGCCCCTGGAGCAGGCTCTCTGA
- the tatA gene encoding twin-arginine translocase TatA/TatE family subunit, translating to MIGGIGIPELLIILVIVLLIFGAGKLPQIGGNLGKAIKNFKGGVKEDETDELKSAKSEELEDKKAEKS from the coding sequence ATGATCGGCGGGATAGGCATTCCCGAACTTCTTATCATCCTGGTCATCGTCCTTCTGATCTTCGGGGCGGGCAAGCTGCCCCAAATCGGGGGCAACCTCGGCAAGGCCATCAAGAACTTCAAGGGCGGGGTCAAGGAAGACGAGACCGACGAGTTGAAGTCGGCCAAGTCCGAGGAGCTTGAGGACAAAAAGGCCGAAAAAAGCTAG
- a CDS encoding DUF6530 family protein, whose amino-acid sequence MKVPTYLKHKPVFVVEDYEKVDGRYANHSDAKGLSLGLAQWNERGKVEISAKVWRHTGGKWSRQSEELPLHRVLDLGIMICQSLLHFREAYRYEKLYDQDQAQIARVGLQGEAMTVAVCLDNEKIDEDMQLFSEALHRDDELIGERLKMLARILREMGY is encoded by the coding sequence ATGAAGGTCCCTACATACCTTAAGCACAAGCCGGTTTTCGTGGTGGAGGACTACGAGAAGGTGGACGGCCGCTACGCCAATCATTCCGATGCCAAGGGCCTTTCCTTGGGGCTGGCCCAATGGAACGAACGGGGCAAGGTCGAGATATCCGCCAAGGTTTGGCGGCATACGGGGGGCAAGTGGTCCCGGCAATCAGAGGAATTGCCCCTGCACCGCGTGCTGGATTTGGGGATCATGATCTGTCAGTCCCTGCTTCATTTCAGGGAGGCCTACCGCTACGAGAAGCTCTACGACCAGGACCAGGCCCAAATCGCCAGGGTCGGCCTGCAGGGAGAGGCCATGACCGTCGCCGTCTGCCTGGACAACGAAAAGATCGATGAAGACATGCAGCTATTTTCAGAGGCCCTGCACCGTGACGATGAGCTGATCGGAGAGCGGCTTAAGATGCTGGCCCGGATTTTAAGGGAAATGGGTTATTGA